From one Luteolibacter sp. SL250 genomic stretch:
- a CDS encoding type II toxin-antitoxin system RelE/ParE family toxin: MSWMVEFRPEVRRDVTQAAHWYESREPGLGNDFIEEIFKVWDDICEFPLIGGKRHSTLDLRWRYPARFPYRVIYTVDEAARAILVIAVLHAARHDDGWRKRIR, encoded by the coding sequence ATGAGCTGGATGGTGGAATTCCGTCCGGAGGTTCGGAGGGACGTCACCCAGGCGGCTCACTGGTATGAGTCGAGGGAGCCCGGGCTTGGCAACGACTTTATCGAAGAAATCTTCAAAGTTTGGGATGACATCTGCGAGTTTCCGCTGATTGGCGGGAAACGTCATTCAACCTTGGATCTGCGATGGCGTTATCCCGCGAGATTCCCTTACCGCGTTATTTACACGGTGGATGAAGCAGCACGGGCGATTCTCGTCATCGCCGTGCTACATGCCGCACGGCACGATGATGGTTGGAGAAAACGGATTCGCTGA
- a CDS encoding sialidase family protein produces MDFRFSAALVLAATLCSARGEAVAVFTEGDDGYHSFRIPSVIAAKDGSLLAFCEARKNNRKDHGDIDLVMKRSTDHGLTWSGLEMIHDGGGVGEVTMGNPVPVVEAGSGTVHLLFCRNNSDVLHISSGDSGRTWSAPVEITRGLKKDGWGWYATGPCHGIQLSSGKQKGRLVIPANHRQGIPGDDKGTYGSHVIYSDDAGNTWKLGAINGEADGIHPNETTAVELPATEEGGSRIFFNTRNNKGGNPLGRASATSLDGGATFTSTYRGIPEIDAPACQGSILRWDEKRIFFTSPRGAKRENLTLWKSTDEGGTWAGDRLISAGPVAYADIVRTADGKLGVLFENGTRHSYERISFDRLEID; encoded by the coding sequence ATGGATTTCCGGTTTTCCGCCGCTTTGGTTCTGGCCGCCACCCTTTGTTCCGCCAGGGGCGAAGCGGTCGCGGTTTTCACGGAGGGTGACGATGGCTACCACAGTTTCCGCATCCCGTCCGTCATCGCCGCGAAGGATGGCTCCCTGCTCGCGTTCTGTGAGGCGCGGAAGAACAACCGCAAGGACCACGGCGACATCGACCTGGTGATGAAGCGGTCCACGGACCATGGCCTCACCTGGTCCGGCTTGGAGATGATCCATGATGGAGGCGGGGTGGGGGAGGTCACCATGGGGAATCCGGTGCCGGTGGTGGAAGCTGGATCGGGAACGGTCCACCTCCTCTTCTGCCGGAACAACAGTGATGTCCTCCACATTTCCTCCGGCGATAGCGGGAGAACCTGGTCCGCGCCGGTGGAGATCACACGGGGTCTCAAGAAAGATGGCTGGGGATGGTATGCCACCGGTCCGTGCCACGGCATCCAGCTTTCCTCCGGAAAGCAGAAGGGGCGGCTGGTGATCCCGGCGAACCACCGCCAGGGCATCCCCGGCGATGACAAGGGCACCTATGGCAGCCATGTCATTTACTCCGATGATGCGGGTAATACGTGGAAGCTTGGCGCGATCAATGGCGAAGCCGATGGCATCCACCCGAACGAAACCACCGCCGTCGAGCTCCCCGCGACGGAGGAGGGAGGCTCCCGCATCTTTTTCAACACCCGCAACAACAAAGGGGGGAATCCGCTGGGCCGCGCCTCCGCCACCAGCCTGGACGGAGGGGCGACGTTCACCTCCACCTACCGGGGCATCCCGGAAATCGACGCGCCCGCCTGCCAGGGCAGCATCCTCCGCTGGGACGAAAAGCGGATCTTCTTCACCTCCCCGCGCGGCGCGAAACGGGAGAACCTGACGCTGTGGAAGTCCACGGATGAAGGTGGCACCTGGGCGGGAGACCGTCTCATCTCAGCCGGGCCGGTCGCGTATGCGGACATCGTCCGGACGGCGGACGGAAAGCTCGGCGTGCTGTTTGAAAACGGCACGCGGCATTCCTACGAACGCATATCGTTCGACCGGCTGGAGATCGACTGA
- a CDS encoding folylpolyglutamate synthase/dihydrofolate synthase family protein: protein MNYVESIAWLFSTQMFGIKLGLEGPRRLLKEYLAHPAHGVTVIHVAGTNGKGSTCAMIDSIARSSGKRTGLFTSPHLIDYRERIKVSGVDIPEEACADMLTELRGLCERLETHPTFFEITLALAMRWFRERECEVIILETGMGGRLDATTAVQADIAVITPIGLDHTQWLGDTLELVAAEKAGIFVPGKPAVSSPQDPAARRVLEVEANESRSPLEFVTEPLLGYGVALPGEHQKWNAALAVAALFKCGLPLNSDIIRHGLASVRWPGRFERFEVDGRAVILDGAHNPHAARVLVETWDAEFPDQKAALVFSAVSSKDIAGILAPIAPLASEIFICPVDTPRATPVEEIAAALPEGASPHRLFPDFPSAFAAAKESGPTVLVAGSLFLVGDARAVLTGGTFQGCTQ from the coding sequence ATGAACTACGTCGAATCGATCGCCTGGCTCTTCTCGACCCAGATGTTCGGCATCAAGCTGGGGCTGGAAGGCCCGCGCCGCCTGCTGAAGGAATACCTGGCCCACCCGGCCCACGGAGTGACGGTCATCCACGTGGCAGGCACCAACGGCAAGGGCAGCACCTGCGCGATGATCGACAGCATCGCCCGCTCCAGCGGGAAGCGGACCGGCCTGTTCACCTCCCCGCATCTCATCGACTACCGGGAGCGGATCAAAGTGTCCGGCGTGGACATCCCGGAAGAGGCGTGCGCGGACATGCTGACCGAACTGCGCGGCCTCTGCGAACGCCTGGAAACGCACCCGACCTTTTTCGAGATCACGCTCGCGCTGGCGATGCGCTGGTTCCGGGAGCGGGAGTGCGAGGTGATCATCCTGGAAACGGGCATGGGCGGACGGCTCGATGCGACCACCGCCGTTCAGGCGGACATCGCCGTCATCACCCCCATCGGCCTCGACCACACGCAATGGCTGGGCGATACGCTGGAACTGGTAGCGGCGGAGAAGGCGGGCATTTTCGTCCCCGGCAAGCCCGCCGTTTCATCCCCGCAGGATCCCGCCGCCCGCCGCGTGCTGGAGGTGGAGGCGAACGAATCCCGCAGCCCGCTGGAGTTCGTGACCGAGCCGCTGCTCGGCTACGGCGTCGCCCTGCCGGGAGAGCACCAGAAATGGAACGCCGCACTGGCCGTCGCCGCCCTTTTCAAATGCGGCCTGCCCCTGAATTCCGACATCATCCGCCATGGCCTCGCCAGCGTCCGCTGGCCCGGACGCTTCGAGCGGTTCGAAGTCGATGGCCGGGCCGTCATCCTCGACGGCGCGCACAATCCCCACGCCGCCAGGGTGCTGGTGGAAACGTGGGATGCGGAGTTTCCGGACCAGAAAGCGGCACTCGTTTTCAGCGCGGTTTCCTCAAAGGACATCGCGGGCATCCTGGCCCCCATCGCACCCCTCGCTTCGGAAATCTTCATCTGCCCGGTCGATACCCCGCGCGCCACCCCCGTGGAGGAAATCGCCGCAGCCCTGCCAGAAGGCGCTTCTCCGCACCGTCTGTTCCCGGATTTCCCGAGCGCCTTCGCTGCCGCAAAGGAAAGCGGGCCGACAGTGCTCGTCGCCGGTTCCCTCTTCCTCGTCGGGGATGCCCGCGCCGTCCTGACCGGAGGCACGTTCCAGGGTTGCACGCAGTGA
- a CDS encoding DUF2062 domain-containing protein: protein MKKRYLKLVRSAFRALRHRKLRHRPWWRSMTKPLFARELWVPCRDTVANGLAIGLFFSMIPMIPQAILSAIIAMRAKANVPFAMAACFVSNPFTNLPIWAAQVKLGSWLYHLLPLPDDIIPGHFKVPGVGLVSAATIILGVIASGVILSLISYPLVHLFSALMPHHLPALRHKPVRIARPSQTGGN, encoded by the coding sequence ATGAAGAAACGCTATCTGAAACTGGTCCGCAGCGCCTTCCGCGCGTTGCGGCACAGGAAGCTGCGCCACCGTCCGTGGTGGCGGAGCATGACGAAGCCGCTCTTCGCCCGGGAACTGTGGGTGCCGTGCCGGGACACCGTGGCCAACGGCCTGGCCATCGGACTTTTCTTCTCGATGATCCCGATGATCCCGCAGGCGATCCTCTCGGCGATCATCGCCATGCGGGCGAAGGCGAACGTCCCCTTTGCGATGGCGGCCTGCTTTGTGAGCAATCCGTTCACCAATCTGCCCATCTGGGCCGCCCAGGTGAAGCTCGGCTCCTGGTTGTACCATTTGCTCCCGCTGCCGGACGATATCATTCCCGGCCACTTCAAGGTCCCCGGTGTGGGGCTTGTGAGCGCCGCCACCATCATCCTGGGAGTCATCGCTTCCGGCGTGATCCTCTCGTTGATCTCCTACCCGCTCGTCCATCTGTTCTCCGCGCTCATGCCGCACCATCTGCCGGCGCTGCGCCACAAGCCGGTCAGGATCGCCCGCCCGTCCCAAACCGGCGGGAACTGA
- a CDS encoding PEP-CTERM sorting domain-containing protein, producing MKTPFFLILLSAALSLPLSAATMSFQQGVSPDGFYEHVSYDFRSNDSSSNVALLAIGNQVGGVGLIRGLLGYDLSSIPSGSTIDSISLTVTAVSGNAVGTINLHQITPNGSLTNVISENQAKWINWETSGPTAWSNPGGDYGGILATTTVSSVVDGATHTFGSSSSFIAAAQAALNANAPLQMILIAPDSEASGSTTLIRFGSDDHATPAYRPLLTINYTVPEPSSVVLVGLGVLAICGRRKR from the coding sequence ATGAAAACTCCTTTCTTCCTCATTCTATTGTCAGCCGCGCTGTCACTGCCGTTGTCAGCCGCGACCATGTCATTCCAGCAGGGAGTCTCCCCCGATGGATTCTACGAGCATGTTTCCTATGATTTCCGGAGCAATGACTCATCCAGCAACGTGGCGCTTCTGGCCATTGGCAATCAGGTCGGCGGCGTCGGCCTGATCCGGGGATTGCTCGGCTATGATCTCAGTTCCATCCCTTCGGGTTCCACCATCGACAGCATTTCCCTCACGGTGACCGCTGTGAGTGGCAACGCCGTGGGCACCATCAATCTCCACCAGATCACCCCCAACGGCAGCCTGACGAACGTCATCTCCGAGAACCAAGCCAAGTGGATCAACTGGGAAACCAGCGGCCCGACCGCGTGGAGCAATCCCGGCGGGGACTATGGCGGGATTTTGGCCACCACGACGGTCAGTTCGGTCGTTGACGGAGCTACCCATACATTCGGTTCCTCCTCCAGCTTCATCGCGGCCGCCCAGGCCGCGCTGAACGCGAATGCCCCCCTGCAGATGATCCTCATCGCCCCCGACTCGGAAGCGTCTGGCAGCACGACCTTGATCCGGTTCGGTTCAGACGATCACGCCACGCCGGCCTACCGTCCGCTGCTGACCATCAACTACACCGTGCCGGAGCCTTCCTCCGTGGTGCTGGTGGGGCTGGGGGTGCTCGCCATCTGCGGCAGGAGGAAGAGGTGA
- a CDS encoding family 16 glycosylhydrolase gives MKHFSAVTAACLAFPAALHAQGFGVPAKPVFEGKAENIQLKPSSAQVTAEAGGEGITVRITPGEDGYPGLSLAKKDGTPFDLSKHGHVEAKVANTGKKDLALGLRLDNPDDWKKNPYNTENLYLKPGETGVVNLIFGHSYGKKKSYPLKPENISQILFFATKSEAEQSFRIESMIAGGTPGELPAIDPATIRVKPKGDVVYDASSKINAEKQIDTWNKATATVVADGIRAVYPGGKDTGSLVFRPEQGRWDLSQSLQVVVKIKNDGATAVSPNIRLESNGGPSDTIDAGSLAPGESKEVVVPFPAKEIWIGAKDAGQKGKKATGGQPGTKIASDAISAVIVAVPNIDSERSLVLQSVKANLPPTPQMPEWLGKKPPVDGEWAVTFEDNFDGTSPDAAKWNVYAENYWDKASAFSKDNLLVEGGFAKLRYERKTNHHNDDPKAKKFDYTTGFLDTYGKWTQRYGYFETRAKLPTSPGLWPAFWLMPDRGAAAGEKWKRQDTGNGGMEFDIIEHLTRWGPYRYNVAMHWDGYGKEHKAIGSSNIYVQPDKDGFVTVGLLWLPGAAIYYFNGVEMARWETDRMSAIQSHLMYTLPQGGWDNNAVDDKQLPADFVIDYVRVWQRKDLATPGDGPKAPAPAK, from the coding sequence ATGAAGCACTTCTCCGCCGTCACTGCCGCCTGCCTTGCCTTTCCCGCCGCCCTGCACGCCCAGGGATTCGGCGTCCCCGCCAAGCCCGTTTTCGAGGGCAAGGCGGAGAACATCCAGCTCAAGCCCAGCTCCGCCCAGGTGACTGCGGAAGCGGGCGGAGAGGGCATCACCGTCCGAATCACCCCGGGTGAGGATGGCTATCCCGGCCTGTCCCTCGCGAAGAAAGACGGCACGCCCTTCGATCTTTCGAAACACGGCCACGTGGAGGCGAAGGTCGCCAATACCGGGAAGAAGGACCTGGCCCTGGGCCTGCGTCTGGACAACCCGGATGACTGGAAGAAAAACCCCTACAACACGGAGAACCTCTACCTCAAACCCGGCGAAACGGGCGTGGTGAACCTCATTTTCGGCCACTCCTACGGGAAGAAGAAATCCTATCCGCTGAAGCCGGAGAACATCTCCCAGATCCTGTTTTTCGCCACGAAGTCCGAAGCGGAGCAGTCGTTCCGCATCGAGTCGATGATCGCGGGCGGCACTCCCGGCGAACTCCCCGCCATCGACCCCGCCACCATCCGGGTGAAGCCAAAGGGCGACGTGGTCTATGACGCCTCGTCCAAGATCAACGCGGAGAAGCAGATCGACACCTGGAACAAGGCGACCGCCACCGTGGTTGCCGACGGCATCCGTGCGGTCTATCCCGGCGGGAAGGACACCGGCTCCCTAGTGTTCCGGCCGGAACAGGGACGGTGGGATCTTTCCCAATCCCTGCAGGTGGTGGTGAAGATCAAGAACGACGGTGCGACCGCCGTTTCCCCGAACATCCGCCTGGAAAGCAACGGCGGTCCTTCCGATACCATCGACGCCGGCTCGCTGGCTCCGGGAGAATCGAAGGAAGTGGTGGTCCCCTTCCCCGCCAAGGAAATCTGGATCGGCGCGAAGGACGCGGGCCAGAAGGGCAAAAAGGCCACCGGCGGCCAGCCGGGCACGAAGATCGCCAGCGATGCGATTTCCGCCGTGATCGTCGCCGTGCCGAACATCGACAGCGAGCGGTCGCTCGTCCTCCAGTCCGTGAAGGCGAACCTCCCGCCCACGCCGCAGATGCCGGAATGGCTGGGCAAGAAGCCACCCGTCGATGGCGAATGGGCGGTGACCTTCGAGGACAACTTCGACGGCACCTCTCCGGACGCCGCGAAGTGGAACGTCTACGCGGAGAACTATTGGGACAAGGCCAGTGCCTTCTCCAAGGACAACCTGCTGGTGGAGGGCGGCTTCGCCAAGCTCCGCTACGAGCGGAAAACCAACCACCACAACGACGACCCGAAAGCCAAGAAGTTCGACTACACCACCGGCTTCCTCGACACCTACGGCAAGTGGACCCAGCGCTACGGCTACTTTGAGACCCGTGCCAAGCTCCCCACGTCCCCCGGCCTCTGGCCCGCATTCTGGCTGATGCCGGACCGCGGCGCCGCCGCAGGCGAGAAGTGGAAACGCCAGGACACCGGCAACGGCGGCATGGAGTTCGATATCATCGAGCACCTCACCCGCTGGGGTCCGTACCGCTACAACGTGGCGATGCACTGGGACGGCTACGGCAAGGAGCACAAGGCGATCGGCAGCAGCAACATCTACGTCCAGCCGGACAAGGATGGCTTTGTCACCGTCGGCCTGCTGTGGCTCCCCGGCGCCGCCATCTACTACTTCAATGGTGTGGAAATGGCCCGCTGGGAGACGGACCGGATGTCCGCCATCCAGTCCCACCTGATGTACACCCTGCCCCAGGGCGGCTGGGACAACAATGCGGTGGATGACAAGCAACTGCCCGCCGACTTCGTCATCGACTACGTCCGGGTCTGGCAGCGGAAAGACCTCGCCACCCCCGGAGACGGACCGAAAGCCCCCGCACCCGCCAAGTGA
- the recA gene encoding recombinase RecA, with protein MAARITPDDSVSDKLAEARKRNLDLAISNIQKEFGEAAIMRMGDEHRVDVDVIPTGNLLIDRALGVGGFPRGRIIEVFGPESSGKTTLTLTAIAQAQKKGGLAAFIDVEHALDPQYAKKLGVNLDDLLVSQPSSGEEALQICEALVRSNAIDVIVLDSVAALVTKQELDGEIGDSTVGAQARLMSAAMRKLTALISKAKTVCIFTNQIREKIGVMFGNPETTPGGRALKFFASVRIDIRRIAQIKATDGTVTGSRTKIKVVKNKVAPPFTEAEFDIMYNEGISSTGSLLDLALEMDIVQKRGSWFSYNGTQLAQGRDAAKELLKSDAAIYADIEEKVKEGLETRKKR; from the coding sequence ATGGCCGCACGCATCACTCCAGACGACTCCGTTTCCGACAAACTCGCCGAAGCCCGCAAACGCAACCTGGATCTGGCGATCTCCAACATCCAGAAGGAGTTCGGCGAAGCGGCCATCATGCGCATGGGTGATGAGCACCGCGTGGATGTGGATGTCATCCCCACCGGCAACCTGCTGATCGACCGTGCGCTGGGCGTCGGTGGCTTCCCTCGTGGCCGGATCATCGAAGTGTTCGGCCCGGAGTCCTCCGGTAAGACGACCCTGACCCTCACCGCCATCGCCCAGGCCCAGAAAAAGGGTGGTCTGGCCGCCTTCATCGACGTCGAGCACGCCCTTGATCCGCAGTATGCCAAGAAGCTGGGCGTGAACCTGGATGACCTCCTCGTTTCCCAGCCATCTTCCGGTGAGGAAGCCCTCCAGATCTGCGAGGCCCTCGTCCGCTCGAATGCCATCGACGTCATCGTCCTCGACTCCGTCGCCGCCTTGGTGACGAAGCAGGAACTCGACGGCGAGATCGGCGATTCCACGGTGGGTGCCCAAGCCCGCCTGATGAGCGCCGCCATGCGGAAACTCACTGCCCTCATTTCCAAGGCAAAGACCGTCTGCATCTTCACCAACCAGATCCGCGAGAAGATCGGCGTCATGTTCGGCAACCCGGAGACCACGCCCGGCGGCCGTGCGCTCAAGTTCTTCGCCTCCGTCCGGATCGACATCCGCCGCATCGCCCAGATCAAGGCCACCGATGGCACCGTGACCGGCAGCCGGACCAAGATCAAGGTCGTCAAAAACAAGGTCGCCCCGCCCTTCACCGAGGCCGAGTTCGACATCATGTACAACGAGGGCATTTCCTCCACTGGCTCCCTGCTCGACCTCGCGCTGGAGATGGACATCGTCCAGAAGCGCGGTTCCTGGTTCAGCTACAACGGCACCCAGCTCGCCCAGGGCCGGGACGCCGCCAAAGAACTCCTCAAGTCGGATGCCGCCATCTATGCCGACATTGAGGAGAAGGTGAAGGAAGGCCTCGAAACGCGGAAGAAGAGGTAA
- a CDS encoding dienelactone hydrolase family protein translates to MKSLLAGILLTATALASHAAEQLYLRQSIPDSVPLPTTVNRTYRLLVPAGVAEKPDQKFPLVVYLHGGGSRGEDGLKPVNEPLPKLLATPDMRGRFPCFVLVPQCREGLYEDGRPYNWTKWENQTAAPALWLKSDDEASDQLRAAMAALKDVLDRQPVDPARVYLTGVSMGGSGSWSWAARQPEQFAAVMTVCGLSEVSRAEPISKVPVWTFHGAKDEVVPVQRTRDLVKALEGFGGKVKYTEYPEGGHGIAGQAFTEDDHAAIRWLFEQRR, encoded by the coding sequence GTGAAATCCCTGCTCGCCGGCATCCTCCTCACCGCCACCGCCCTCGCCTCACACGCGGCGGAACAGCTCTACCTGCGCCAGTCCATCCCGGACAGCGTCCCTCTGCCGACCACGGTGAACCGCACCTACCGCCTGCTGGTACCGGCGGGCGTGGCGGAAAAGCCGGACCAGAAATTCCCGCTGGTGGTCTATCTCCATGGCGGCGGCTCCCGTGGCGAGGATGGCCTGAAGCCGGTCAACGAGCCCCTGCCGAAACTGCTGGCGACACCCGACATGCGCGGGCGCTTTCCCTGCTTCGTCCTCGTCCCGCAATGCCGGGAGGGACTGTATGAGGACGGGAGGCCCTACAACTGGACGAAGTGGGAGAACCAGACCGCCGCCCCCGCCCTCTGGCTGAAGAGCGACGACGAAGCCAGCGACCAGCTCCGGGCGGCGATGGCGGCCCTGAAGGACGTGCTGGACCGCCAGCCCGTCGATCCGGCGCGGGTGTACCTCACCGGTGTCTCGATGGGCGGCAGTGGTTCATGGTCGTGGGCGGCGCGGCAGCCGGAACAGTTCGCCGCGGTGATGACCGTCTGCGGACTGAGCGAGGTTTCCCGGGCGGAACCCATTTCAAAGGTCCCCGTCTGGACCTTCCATGGCGCGAAGGATGAAGTCGTTCCGGTCCAGCGCACGCGGGACCTCGTGAAGGCTCTGGAAGGATTCGGCGGCAAGGTGAAATACACCGAATATCCCGAGGGCGGGCACGGCATCGCCGGGCAGGCGTTCACCGAAGACGACCACGCCGCCATCCGGTGGCTGTTCGAGCAGCGGCGCTGA
- a CDS encoding DUF1080 domain-containing protein, protein MKKYLLPLIPLLAAGQAFAQARPLFNGKDLTGWKGEGYIVEDGAIVATPKARNLVTEDTFANYVLEFDFQLTPGANNGLGINYPGEGDAAYTGLELQILDDTAEKYKDLKDAQFHGSIYLLAAAKKGSLKPVGEWNHQKVTVTRSSVVVVLNGNEILRRDLDDLSLRNRKHKGAQRIAGHIAFLGHGDKVSFKNITIEEMPLDANIAGVTAAGFSQIFNGKDLAGWKHDPNTANWAAVNGILKHNGKAAEIKDLWTEKEYGDFQMAFDWRWTGRGNKKAQPVVLPDGNHKVGPDGQPVTEEIEEMDSGIYLRGSTKAQVNLWNWSVGSGEVYGYRMDKSQPEEIRAGVTPTVRMDRPQGEWNRMMITLKGDVLTVLLNGRKVIEEAQLPGIPAKGPIGLQHHGQAIEFANIWVKDL, encoded by the coding sequence ATGAAAAAGTATCTTCTCCCTCTGATCCCCCTGCTCGCCGCGGGCCAGGCATTCGCCCAAGCCCGTCCGCTTTTCAATGGCAAGGACCTCACGGGTTGGAAGGGTGAGGGCTACATCGTCGAGGACGGCGCGATCGTCGCCACCCCCAAGGCGCGGAACCTGGTGACGGAGGACACCTTCGCGAACTACGTGCTGGAGTTCGACTTCCAGCTCACACCGGGAGCGAACAACGGCCTGGGCATCAACTATCCGGGTGAGGGCGACGCCGCCTACACCGGGCTGGAGCTCCAGATCCTCGACGATACCGCGGAGAAGTACAAGGACCTGAAGGACGCCCAGTTCCACGGCTCCATCTACCTTCTCGCCGCGGCGAAAAAGGGCAGCCTGAAACCCGTCGGCGAATGGAACCACCAGAAGGTGACCGTCACCCGCTCCAGCGTGGTGGTGGTGCTGAACGGCAATGAAATCCTCCGCCGCGACCTGGACGACCTTTCCCTCCGCAACCGGAAGCACAAGGGCGCCCAGCGCATCGCCGGGCACATCGCGTTCCTCGGCCACGGCGACAAGGTTTCCTTCAAGAACATCACCATCGAGGAAATGCCGCTCGACGCGAACATCGCCGGAGTGACGGCAGCCGGGTTCAGCCAGATCTTCAATGGCAAGGACCTGGCCGGCTGGAAGCACGACCCGAACACCGCCAACTGGGCGGCGGTCAACGGCATCCTCAAGCACAACGGGAAAGCCGCGGAGATCAAGGACCTGTGGACGGAGAAGGAATACGGTGACTTCCAGATGGCCTTCGACTGGCGCTGGACCGGCCGTGGCAACAAGAAAGCCCAGCCGGTGGTTCTGCCGGACGGCAACCACAAGGTGGGGCCGGACGGCCAGCCGGTGACCGAAGAGATCGAGGAAATGGACAGCGGCATCTACCTCCGCGGCTCCACGAAGGCCCAGGTCAACCTCTGGAACTGGAGCGTCGGCTCCGGCGAGGTCTATGGCTACCGGATGGACAAGTCCCAGCCGGAGGAAATCCGCGCGGGGGTCACCCCCACGGTGAGAATGGACCGCCCGCAGGGCGAATGGAACCGCATGATGATCACGCTGAAGGGAGACGTCCTCACCGTCCTGCTCAACGGGCGGAAGGTCATCGAAGAAGCCCAGCTTCCCGGCATCCCCGCCAAAGGCCCCATCGGCCTGCAACACCACGGCCAGGCCATCGAGTTCGCGAACATCTGGGTGAAGGATCTGTGA
- a CDS encoding undecaprenyl-diphosphate phosphatase, whose translation MEPWQAFVLGVIEGITEYLPISSTGHLLLAQHFMGIGTAGAMDKAAADAFAICIQGGAILAVLGLYFKRTLQMAMGFLGKDPEGLRLAFNILAGFLPAAVLGMLFNDWIEEKLFSPWPITAALFVGGVAILLVSFRNRKEAVGKGRELLDLTWKMALVIGLLQCVAMWPGTSRSLMTIVGGLLVGLSLRAAVEYSFLLGVLTLTAATVKKAIWPVSGEGIPAQYDTLFGGSMLMHSQYGTLALVIGIVSAAVAAALAVKWLVSYLQKHGLAVFGWYRIALGIVVGALFATGLLAV comes from the coding sequence ATGGAACCTTGGCAAGCTTTCGTCCTCGGCGTGATCGAAGGGATCACGGAATACCTCCCGATCAGTTCAACGGGGCATTTGTTGCTGGCGCAGCATTTCATGGGGATCGGGACGGCGGGGGCGATGGACAAGGCGGCGGCGGACGCGTTCGCCATCTGCATCCAGGGCGGTGCGATCCTGGCGGTGCTGGGCCTCTACTTCAAAAGAACGCTGCAGATGGCCATGGGCTTTCTCGGAAAAGACCCCGAGGGCCTCCGGCTGGCGTTCAACATCCTGGCAGGCTTCCTCCCCGCCGCCGTGCTGGGCATGCTGTTCAACGACTGGATCGAGGAAAAACTCTTCTCCCCCTGGCCGATCACCGCGGCACTCTTCGTCGGTGGCGTGGCGATCCTGCTGGTATCCTTCCGCAACCGGAAGGAAGCCGTGGGCAAGGGCAGGGAGCTGCTGGACCTGACGTGGAAGATGGCACTGGTCATCGGCCTACTGCAGTGCGTGGCGATGTGGCCGGGAACGAGCCGCAGCCTCATGACCATCGTCGGCGGCCTGCTGGTGGGCCTGTCCCTGCGCGCGGCGGTGGAGTATTCCTTCCTGTTGGGCGTGCTGACCCTGACGGCGGCCACCGTGAAAAAGGCCATCTGGCCGGTCTCCGGCGAGGGCATCCCCGCGCAATATGACACGCTTTTCGGTGGCTCCATGCTGATGCACAGCCAATATGGCACGCTGGCGCTGGTGATCGGCATCGTCTCCGCGGCGGTCGCCGCAGCCCTGGCCGTGAAATGGCTGGTCAGCTACTTGCAGAAGCACGGCCTGGCGGTCTTCGGCTGGTACCGCATCGCACTCGGCATCGTCGTCGGCGCATTGTTCGCGACCGGGCTGCTGGCGGTTTGA
- a CDS encoding TPM domain-containing protein, with protein MGSLLCGAGQTFTMPGGEDTVGPPPADGLVDHAGLGHRNPALVAKLREGIRQLRDDHGFQLYILLESVLVSGDPQLLASRLRRSWIPKGDGMVLVFEMDTRSLGIGQSFEQEADPTKAPAGQVPSYETNLILEKAKTNVNAASAELMLDTFASQVVDGYNGYFLRKNQPVSRDRSVKMGLIIVGGAAALALLGLMAALLVHRSDSRGGGRCFYFPDVQASERLGAPYGGGEVSSRRFGTGGRS; from the coding sequence ATGGGATCGTTGCTCTGCGGAGCCGGCCAGACATTCACCATGCCCGGCGGCGAGGACACGGTGGGCCCTCCGCCCGCGGATGGGCTGGTGGATCATGCGGGGTTGGGACACCGGAATCCGGCACTGGTGGCGAAGCTGAGGGAAGGCATCCGGCAACTGCGGGATGACCATGGATTCCAACTTTATATCCTGCTGGAGTCCGTCCTCGTGTCCGGGGATCCCCAGTTGCTGGCCAGCCGCCTGAGGAGGAGCTGGATCCCGAAAGGGGACGGGATGGTGCTGGTGTTCGAAATGGACACGCGCAGCCTCGGCATCGGCCAGAGTTTCGAACAGGAGGCGGATCCCACGAAAGCACCCGCCGGGCAGGTTCCGTCGTATGAGACGAACCTGATCCTGGAAAAGGCCAAGACGAATGTGAATGCGGCTTCCGCGGAGCTGATGCTGGATACTTTCGCATCCCAGGTGGTGGACGGCTACAACGGGTATTTCCTCCGCAAGAACCAGCCGGTGTCCCGGGACCGGTCGGTCAAAATGGGCCTCATCATCGTGGGCGGCGCCGCCGCGCTGGCGCTGCTCGGACTCATGGCGGCATTGCTGGTGCACCGCTCCGACAGCCGCGGGGGCGGGAGATGCTTTTATTTCCCTGACGTCCAGGCTTCCGAGCGGCTGGGCGCGCCTTACGGCGGCGGGGAGGTCAGTTCCCGCCGGTTTGGGACGGGCGGGCGATCCTGA